One Gossypium hirsutum isolate 1008001.06 chromosome A11, Gossypium_hirsutum_v2.1, whole genome shotgun sequence genomic window carries:
- the LOC107904928 gene encoding blue copper protein 1a, which yields MAVHRSLVIFAIVAFMAPTISLAMDYVVGDDNGWKLEVNYTDWAKDKQFYVGDTLLFKYNNASHNVYKVTGDDFNSCNVPSNNSLGLFTGNDKINLAAAGKKWYICGVTGHCNQGMKLKITVLDGTAPAPPPNAASTLLAKATNFRIVLGMTLSIAAALIMV from the exons ATGGCTGTTCATCGTTCATTAGTTATTTTTGCAATTGTTGCTTTCATGGCTCCGACAATCTCATTGGCTATGGATTATGTCGTGGGTGATGATAATGGGTGGAAGTTAGAAGTTAATTATACAGATTGGGCTAAAGACAAACAGTTCTATGTTGGAGATACTCTTC TTTTCAAGTACAACAATGCTAGTCACAACGTTTACAAAGTGACGGGAGATGACTTCAACAGCTGCAATGTTCCATCAAACAATAGTTTGGGATTATTCACAGGAAACGACAAAATTAACTTGGCAGCCGCCGGTAAAAAATGGTACATTTGTGGTGTTACCGGCCATTGTAATCAAGGGATGAAGCTTAAGATCACGGTGCTAGACGGTACTGCCCCTGCTCCTCCTCCTAATGCTGCTTCAACATTACTTGCCAAAGCGACCAATTTCCGGATAGTGTTAGGGATGACTTTATCCATCGCGGCTGCATTGATCATGGTCTAG